The Mus musculus strain C57BL/6J chromosome 2, GRCm38.p6 C57BL/6J genome has a window encoding:
- the Olfr153 gene encoding olfactory receptor 153 produces the protein MNIGNCSLNEFIFVGVTNNPEMKGTLFTIFLLIYLINLLGNIGMIILIRMDPQLHTPMYFFLSHLSFCDLCYSTAIGPKMLVDMFGKNKSIPFWGCAVQFFISCTFADSECVLLAVMAFDRYQAISNPLLYTANMSSRKCFMFMAGVYLVGTSDALIHTTLAFRLCFCGSNEINHFFCDLPPIYLLSCSDTQVNYLALFTIYGFLELSTISGVLVSYCYIISSVLKIRSTEGRFKAFSTCTSHLTAVAIFQGTLLFTYFRPSSSYSLDQDKMTSLFYTLVIPMLNPLIYSLRNKDVKEALGKMKRKR, from the coding sequence atgaatataGGAAACTGTTCCTTGAATGAATTCATTTTTGTGGGAGTTACCAATAACCCAGAGATGAAAGGGACGCTGTTTACCATATTTCTCCTCATCTATCTCATCAATCTTCTGGGAAATATtggaatgatcattttgatcaGAATGGATCCCCAgctccacacacccatgtactttttcctGAGCCACTTGTCTTTCTGTGATCTTTGCTATTCCACAGCAATTGGTCCCAAGATGCTGGTAGATATGTTTGGCAAGAACAAGTCAATTCCTTTCTGGGGCTGTGCTGTGCAGTTCTTCATTTCCTGTACCTTTGCAGATTCTGAGTGTGTGCTGCTGGCAGTCATGGCCTTTGATAGATACCAGGCCATTAGCAACCCCTTGCTCTACACAGCAAACATGTCCAGCAGGAAGTGTTTCATGTTCATGGCTGGCGTTTACCTGGTGGGAACATCAGATGCTTTGATACATACAACTTTGGCATTCCGTTTGTGTTTCTGCGGGTCTAATGAGATCAACCACTTCTTCTGTGATCTACCTCCAATTTACCTTCTCTCCTGCTCAGATACTCAAGTAAATTACCTGGCACTATTCACTATTTATGGCTTCCTTGAACTGAGCACCATCTCAGGAGTCCTTGTTTCTTACTGTTACATCATCTCATCAGTCTTAAAAATCCGTTCAACTGAAGGGAGGTTCAAAGCTTTCTCCACCTGCACCTCTCACTTGACTGCAGTTGCTATTTTTCAAGGAACTCTACTCTTCACGTATTTTCGACCAAGTTCTTCTTATTCCCTTGATCAAGACAAAATGACATCTCTATTTTATACCCTTGTGATTCCTATGCTGAACCCACTGATTTATAGTTTAAGGAACAAGGATGTGAAAGAGGCCTTggggaaaatgaaaaggaaaagatag